The Thermodesulfobacteriota bacterium genome contains the following window.
TGTGGGTCATCCCCAACTGGTTCGTCTTCACGCCCATGGGGTTCGTCGCATTCCTCATCTACTTCATCACGGGGATGGCCGAGACCAACCGGGCGCCCTTCGACCTGCCCGAGGCGGAGAGCGAGCTCACCGCGGGCTTCCACACCGAGTACGCGGGGATGGGCTTTGGCCTGTTCTTCCTCGGCGAGTACACCAACATGGTGCTCGTGTGCGCCGTTGCCACCACCCTGTTCCTCGGGGGGTGGGGAGCGCCCGCCTTCCTGGAGGTGACCTCCACCGGGGTCCTGGCCAACGCCTACCAGCTCGGCTGGTTCCTCCTGAAGACCTACGGCCTCCTGGTGGTCATGATCTGGATCCGGTGGACGTTTCCCCGGGTGCGTTTCGACCAGCTCCTGAACTTCTGCTGGAAGATCCTGATCCCCATCTCCCTGGCGAACCTGGCCGTGACGGCCCTGTGGCTGAAAACCCCTTTCGCGGGTTGACGCGATGATCAACTACTTCAAGGAAATCTTCGCAGGCCTGTGGACGCTCCTGGTAGGGCTGAAGCTCACGGCCCGGTACGCCGTGGCGCCCACCGTCACCTGCCACTATCCGTACCAGACGCTGCCCATCACCCCCAACTTCCGGGGCCACACGGATCTCGTCATCGACCCCGAGACGGCGTCGGACAAGTGCATCGTCTGCATGATGTGCGAGAACACCTGCCCCTCCCAGTGCATCGAGGTCATCGGGGAAAAGCCCGAGGGCTCGAAGAAGAAAGTGCTCACGGCGTACCGCCTCGACTTCACCAAGTGCAGCCTGTGCGGCAACTGCGTGGAGGTGTGCCCCACGAGCGCCCTGGAGTACTCGGGGGACTACCAGCTCGCCGGGTACTCCCGCCACGAGTTCCACTTCGAGCTCCTGGAGCGGCTGCGGGGCCGGGTCAAGGCCCAGGGCATCGTGCCCAGGCCCAAGCCTGCGCCCCCCGAAGGCGGGGCAGAAGCGGAGGCCAAGCCCCGCAAGGTGCGGCCCAAGGCCGAAGAGGCGCCTGCCGCCTCGCTGGAGCCCAAGGGGGAAGAGGCGCCTAAGGCCGAGGCCAAGCCCGGGGAGTAATGCTGCATCGCGCGCAGCGGAGCGCGGCGACCGCAAGTGTTCGTAATGTTGCATCGCGCGCAGCGGAGCCGCCCCCGCCCGGCACCCGCTGCCACTGGGCCGTTAGCTGAGAGCTGACCGCTGAACGCTGAAAGCCGAGACCCATGACCTTCACCTTCGACCCGAGCCTGAAGTTCTACGTCTACCTGGCCGACGCGGCCTTCCTGGGCTTTGCGCTGCTCGCGCTGCTCGGAGGGATCGTGGCGGTGGGAGCCCGGCGACTGATCCATGCGGTGCTGGGGCTGGCCACGTCCCTCGTGGGGGTGGCGGGGGTGTACGTGTACCTGGGCACCCACTTCATCGCCGCCATGCAGGTGCTCATCTACGTGGGCGCGGTGTGCATCAGCCTCACCTTCGCGGTCATGCTGGCCCGAACCCCCCAGGAGGCGGCGCGAAACCCCCTCTTCCTACCCGCCAAGGTGGGGGCCGGGTTCGTGGCGGCCCTCTTCGCGGGGCTCGTGTTGGGCACGGCGGTGCTCTCCACCCATTGGGTCCCGGCCGCCGAGGTGGTGCCCGACTCCCACACCATCGAGGCGGTGGGCATGCGGCTCCTCACGAGCTACGCCCTGGTGTTCGAGCTCATCTCCCTGGTGCTCCTGGTTGCCATCGTCGGTTCGGTGGTGCTGGCCAGGCGGGGCCGGGGCTCTGCGGGCCCGGGAGGTACGTGATGCAGCCCCTCTTGTTCGGCCACCTCGAGGCCTACCTGATCCTGGCCCTGTGCCTCTTCGCGCTGGGGCTCTACGGGATCATCAGCCGCCCGGGCTTTATCGGGATGCTCATCAGCGTCGAGCTCATCTTGAACGGCGCGGGGCTCAACTTCATCGCCTTCAACACCTTCCTGGCCCCGGACAAGAGCGTGGGGCAGACCTTCACGCTCTTCATCATGGGGCTCGCGGCTGCCGAGGCGGCCATCTGCCTCTCCATCGCGGTCGCGGTGTACCGGCACTTCCGGACCACCCTGACCGACGAACTCTCCCAACTGAGAGACTGACGGGACCGCCATGCACGACATCGAGAGCGCCCTGGTCCTGATCCCGCTCCTCGTCCCGGCCCTGACCGCCTTTCTCATCCTGGGCTCGGGGCGGTGGCCCAACGTGCGGGAAGCGTGGTCGGTGATCGGCGCGGCCGTCACCTTTGTCGCCACCCTATCGCTCGTACCACACGTCACCGGGCCCATGGGCGGCGCCTACACCCTGACCCTCTTCGAGTTCTTCCCGGGGGTAGCCATCAAGCTCCGGGTGGACGGGATGAGCCTGCTCTTCGCCGGGGTGTCGTCCTTCCTGTGGATCCTGGCGGGCTTCTACTGCGTGGGGTACATGCGGGGCCTGCACGAGCACGCCCAGACGCGCTTCTACACCTGCTACGCCGCCACCATCTTCGGGGCCGTGGGCGTGGCGTTCTCCGGGAGCGTGCTCACCCTCTACCTCTTCTACGAGGTCGTGAGCGTCTGCACCTACCCCCTGGTCATGCACCACCAGGACGCCGACGCCTACGACGGGAGCCGCAAGTACCTCACCTACCTGATGGTGACGTCGAAGGTGCTCCTGCTCCCGGCCATGGTGCTCATCTACGTCGCCACCGGCACGCTCGACTTCGCGACCCGGATCGGCCCGGGCATCTTCCCGGAGACCGTGAGCCGGACGCTGGTGACGGTGGTCTACTTCCTGTCGCTCTTTGGGTACGCCAAGGCGGCGCTCATGCCGTTCCACAACTGGCTGCCCTCGGCCATGGTGGCCCCCACTCCCGTCAGCGCGCTCCTCCACGCGGTGGCGGTGGTCAAGGTGGGCGTCTTTTCCGTGTGCCGGGTCATGCTCTACGTGTTCGGGGTAGACCTGCTCAAGGACTACGGCCTGGGGCTCGTCACCGCCTACATCGCCGCCTTCACGGTGCTCGCCGGGTCGGCCATCGCGCTCACCAAGGACAACCTGAAGGCCCGGCTCGCCTACTCCACCATCAGCCAGCTCGCCTACATCGTGTTCGGGGTGGCGCTCCTGACCCAGAGCGGCATCACGGGGGGGCTCATCCACATCCCCAACCACGCCTTCTCGAAGATCACGCTGTTCTTCTGCGCCGGGGCCATCATGGTGGCCCACCGGAAGACCGAGATCAGCCAGCTCGACGGAATCGGGTACCGGATGCCTTGGACCATGGCGGCCTTCGCCCTGGCGAGCCTCTCCATGATCGGGGTGCCCCCCGTGGCCGGGTTCGTGAGCAAGTGGTACCTGGCGGTGGGCACGATGCAGCTCGAACACGTGGGGCTCCTGGTGGTGCTGCTCGCGAGCTCGCTCTTGAACGCCGGCTACTTCGTGCCGATCGTGGTGCGGGCCTTCTTCCCGAGAAACGGCGCCGCCGCCGAGCTCACCTACGCGGAGGCCTCGCCCTTCATGGTGGTGCCGCTCTTTGCCACCGCGGTGCTCTCGGTGTTCTTCGGCTTCTACCCGGATCTCTTCCTCCGGCTCATCGAGGTCGTCCGATGATCGTGCGCTGGATCGACTGGCTGCGGGAGCGGCCCCAGCTCCTGCGGGCCGTGTTCTTCGGGGCGCTCGGGCTCTTCGTCCTCTACGACGTCTACGCCCCCCGCCACGCGCCCCACTTCGTGGGCGACCGGATCCGGGCCTTCTGGGCCGCCTTCGGCCTGGTGGGGTGCTGGGCCATGGCCCGGTTCATGAAGGGGATCGGGCACCTCTGGCTCATGAAGCCCCCGGGCTTCTACCGCGACGGCAACGGGGAGGGCTGAGCCATGGGCATCGTCCACCCCGTGCTCCTGTTCCTCCTGGGAGCCGCCCTGGCGGCGGCCTTCCCCAAGGCCCGCAAGGCCCTGTGGGTCATCCCGCTGCTCGCCTTTGCGTCCGTCCACTGGATGGAGCCGGGCACCTACGGCCGGGCCTCGTACCTGGGGTTCGATCTGGTCTTCGCGAAGGTGGATCAGCTGGCCATCGTCTTCCTCCACGTCTTCACCCTCATGGCCATCATCGGGTCCATCTACGGGATGCACGTGGAGGACCGCTGGCAGCACGTGGCGGGCTTCCTGTACGTGGCGGGGTCGGTGGGGGTGACGCTGGCCGGCGACTACCTGACGCTCTTCATCTTCTGGGAGCTCATGGCGTTCTCGTCGGTCTTCCTGGTGTGGCTGCGGCGAAAGCCCGCGTCGCTTGCGGCGGGGTTCCGCTACCTCCTGGTCCACGTGGTGGGGGGGCTCGTCCTCATGGGGGGGATCTTCCTGTGGTGGATGCACACCCACGACCTCACCTTCGGGCCCATCGCCCCCGAGAACGCCAATCTCGCCGCCTACCTGATCCTCATCGGCTTTGCGCTGAACGCCGCCGTGCCCCCGCTCCACTCCTGGCTCCCCGACGCCTACCCCGAGTCCACCGTGATGGGCGGCGTCTTCATGTGCGCGTTTACCACCAAGACCGCGGTCTACGTGCTGGCCCGGGCCTTCCCGGGCTACGAGGTCCTGGCCATCGGGGGCGCGATCATGACCCTCTACGGGGTCGGGTACGCCATCATCGAAAACGACGGCCGGCGCATCCTCGCCTACCACATCGTGAGCCAGGTGGGCTACATGGTGTGCGGCGTGGGCATCGGCACGGCGCTCGCCCTCAACGGCGCCGTGGCCCACGCCTACGCCCACATCCTCTACAAGGCGCTCCTCTTCATGGGGGTGGGCGCGGTGCTCGAGATGGCGGGCACCTCGAAACTCTCGGAGCTCGGGGGGCTCTACAAGCGCATGCCCCTGGCCATGGTCGCGACGGTCATCGGCGGGATCTCCATCTCCGGGTTTCCCCTCACCAGCGGCTTC
Protein-coding sequences here:
- a CDS encoding Na(+)/H(+) antiporter subunit D, whose protein sequence is MGIVHPVLLFLLGAALAAAFPKARKALWVIPLLAFASVHWMEPGTYGRASYLGFDLVFAKVDQLAIVFLHVFTLMAIIGSIYGMHVEDRWQHVAGFLYVAGSVGVTLAGDYLTLFIFWELMAFSSVFLVWLRRKPASLAAGFRYLLVHVVGGLVLMGGIFLWWMHTHDLTFGPIAPENANLAAYLILIGFALNAAVPPLHSWLPDAYPESTVMGGVFMCAFTTKTAVYVLARAFPGYEVLAIGGAIMTLYGVGYAIIENDGRRILAYHIVSQVGYMVCGVGIGTALALNGAVAHAYAHILYKALLFMGVGAVLEMAGTSKLSELGGLYKRMPLAMVATVIGGISISGFPLTSGFVSKSMIVAGAGEAHHIVLLLMLLLASVGTFLSVGIKLPYFIWFGEDKGVVCKDPPKNMLVAMGIASFFCFFLGIYPDYLYRLLPFEATYHPYTAYHLSETLQILGFTGLGFYLLRKKLTPEAKLNLDLDWFYRKGAAQVVRFFRNPLSPVNDWVGEVYRTVGMRFALGAANLWTRFDVKAIDGVVDGLAAGVWGMGDKVRHVQTGRLQQYIAAAVVALFAVLAVVVSF
- the nuoK gene encoding NADH-quinone oxidoreductase subunit NuoK, translated to MQPLLFGHLEAYLILALCLFALGLYGIISRPGFIGMLISVELILNGAGLNFIAFNTFLAPDKSVGQTFTLFIMGLAAAEAAICLSIAVAVYRHFRTTLTDELSQLRD
- a CDS encoding NADH-quinone oxidoreductase subunit J; amino-acid sequence: MTFTFDPSLKFYVYLADAAFLGFALLALLGGIVAVGARRLIHAVLGLATSLVGVAGVYVYLGTHFIAAMQVLIYVGAVCISLTFAVMLARTPQEAARNPLFLPAKVGAGFVAALFAGLVLGTAVLSTHWVPAAEVVPDSHTIEAVGMRLLTSYALVFELISLVLLVAIVGSVVLARRGRGSAGPGGT
- a CDS encoding 4Fe-4S binding protein, whose translation is MINYFKEIFAGLWTLLVGLKLTARYAVAPTVTCHYPYQTLPITPNFRGHTDLVIDPETASDKCIVCMMCENTCPSQCIEVIGEKPEGSKKKVLTAYRLDFTKCSLCGNCVEVCPTSALEYSGDYQLAGYSRHEFHFELLERLRGRVKAQGIVPRPKPAPPEGGAEAEAKPRKVRPKAEEAPAASLEPKGEEAPKAEAKPGE
- a CDS encoding monovalent cation/H+ antiporter subunit D family protein, which gives rise to MHDIESALVLIPLLVPALTAFLILGSGRWPNVREAWSVIGAAVTFVATLSLVPHVTGPMGGAYTLTLFEFFPGVAIKLRVDGMSLLFAGVSSFLWILAGFYCVGYMRGLHEHAQTRFYTCYAATIFGAVGVAFSGSVLTLYLFYEVVSVCTYPLVMHHQDADAYDGSRKYLTYLMVTSKVLLLPAMVLIYVATGTLDFATRIGPGIFPETVSRTLVTVVYFLSLFGYAKAALMPFHNWLPSAMVAPTPVSALLHAVAVVKVGVFSVCRVMLYVFGVDLLKDYGLGLVTAYIAAFTVLAGSAIALTKDNLKARLAYSTISQLAYIVFGVALLTQSGITGGLIHIPNHAFSKITLFFCAGAIMVAHRKTEISQLDGIGYRMPWTMAAFALASLSMIGVPPVAGFVSKWYLAVGTMQLEHVGLLVVLLASSLLNAGYFVPIVVRAFFPRNGAAAELTYAEASPFMVVPLFATAVLSVFFGFYPDLFLRLIEVVR